cgaaatgggaaagagatcttcagattactctaacacaagagcaaaaagaaaagatcatgctcctcacacataaggcgtctattagtaacgcctatcaggaaaccagttttaaaatactattccgttggtacagagtcccacatgtgctacataaaatgttcccggatgtttctcctttatgttggcgatgcggcagagaagagggaacgcttttacatatattctggagctgtgagaaccttcgcacctattggtcagaggttcaagatatcattctggagatcacaggaatctcgctgggagatgatccggcatggattttgctgcaccaccacgatatacctgtggggcgctacaggaagatgttagtgagacatttgctgaacgcagctaaggcttgtattctcggggggttggagatcctctgagcctcctgtgactagacaatggctggagcgcaatcacgaaattcggagaatggaggagttgctccattccgcacccgaacgagcaacacagtttcagaaaacctgcttctattggtttgacttctgcaagtcgggcagatacaagagggccatgggtgaactgattagtggagaaccagggagctcttgagttctctctggtctgtgatgtgctgtggggggggggggagagtgaggggagaacatctccccttctccctcttaagattttccctataccccccccccttccttttgtccttctacccttcgtttacttccctatttgaatcaatcgttactaagaattgactgggatgtgggtgatggaggggcggatgagggtgtaatgctggtattcctgtcttgctatactaatgcttgtagtgtattgatggtactatgttgggaggactttgattgcatatttacttattgttgttgaaatataggttgaaatgatcggccctcatgggctttttctgtacccatgtcacccccttttctttttctgtatccccatttcttttcttgaaaataaaaaatttgaaatataaaaaacaaaaaaaacaaaaggaggaaacccagcgtctggtgatgtccatgggttccagacttcaggccatcattgcctgcaaaggattctctacaaagtattaaaaaaaacatttatggtaatgttaatttgtccaatcacttttgatcacctgaaatgaggaggttgtgtagaaaaatggtggcaattcctaaacttttcacaggagatttttgtttaaccccttgaaataaacctgaaagtttcaacttcaattgcatctcagttgtttcatttcaaatccaatgtggtggcagcaaaacccaaatcatgaagattgtgtcactgcccaaataattctggacccaacccacacacccacccacacagcaaacactctgaacaagcatagctgcagtgtaaagaatgggggtgggacagagcaagagtattgaactacagcgaagctggagtcattgatcatatccaagcccttatgaagattagtctaaaatgatgaagatcaaagttataatatacattttttttttatttgaaaaaattaacaaatcttcacagaataaaaacaggaagcggatcataaactcagcagaacaattagaaggtcggccagatcaggtttcattagcggttgtgtccagcgtctttgttagcggttttgtccagcagtgccgccttgtggtcattttctgtgctacatcctggacccctataacccattacatagctggacagaaaaacgactgcactaccaccctgcaaactgcagtggcagccatattggttgtaacaactttcccatgaacagataaaacaaagaaaaaacctccactgtaaccagtgtcaggagggggcgctaaagccggtttactcttccaaactggatcttttatgcaatggtaaaacttgtatttcccaatagattttctccattaatataaaactatttacacgtgatcattcttcatcaaatcttgagagataaaacggcagcgttatcacagttcatacgggatgcctcggattctccgtgcgagctgcatgtccttcacaaagagagtgcccctattggcctggtgactgaagaggtaagaatcttcaaagagactcacgaggaagtcctcagctgactgtggatacagaagagcattagtccctcttaaagtgacagcactcccggtataatttactacacagctcgaaggactgatcagatttcacttttatgagctgttagctagagtgatggtgggggggggggggtctggcctctggaactcccacaatgcatcacaacccctatgcaaatgtcccgctagggcatatggatgtgttagagggggcgggggctgagtagtgaaccactgcaaagagcagctccctctctggttgacccatgcgttacatggacagtgcattgtatgagatactgacctcttgtagcgccataagtgcggtgctttgccagtagtaaaacacgccgcgggaatacttcaggcagatctctctcacctgcaagaataaaaggggaatatcaccgacaataaagaggagcagccgcagaggacacatccactcaccaggcggaaaaacggggttttctgaatgagcagattggttgatttttggtactttcttatttccatcagcgcacgggctcctgggcggtagcgtcttcttcgttgcgtgctcggtctgtgacttgtttcccctctacctgtaagaaagaaatccataatcacagctgaaaatgaatctcccgctacatggaaattcactgtctggccggggtcacacgtagggtaaacacggcggattttctgcaacggatttcattgcggaaactccacagcgtaatacagaagcagaagagtggaggagattcaaacaaatctcatccagacgcagcggaaaaaaaccgccaaacttacccagatctctctgctcctgcgttcaacccggcctccagggatgatgtctcatcccatatgactgctgcagaacatcagagggacacgtcaccatggctacgggtaagtatgggttttttttggtttttttctaccttctatggacattccagccgaaaaactgcagtttttcagccagaattaccTCCGGAGCCCAGGgccaatacgctgtgtacttttacgccgcgtatctgccctgtgtgaacatggcctattaccttaatgtcccccaaggaacatcaggtaaacagatttaaaacagaacatgctacctgcagccaccactagagggagctcattgtatatggttgtacattgaacttggtaacaaaacagtatgcagtgagctccctctagtggtggctgcagggagacaaAATTATACCATGTAACTGTCTACGCAGGAGATTTAGAGCTCCGTTTCAGAAAACTGTGCTCACACTGCTGTAAAActacattaagaaattaatcagcacagaatgttggacctaaaaaggatataaatgtggacgttcaaattttagatacttttctatgactgataatttggggtccatcaagtcccattgatacctgattaaaggggttgtaccacgaaaataatttttcacctatccacaagataggtgataaatgccggatcgctgcgggttgttaacaagagtgcgggtcccagagtggtggtcactcaagtcattctctatggcagtggtccccaacctattttgcaccgaggaccggtttgatgcaagaacatttttgcggggactggcgggggggggggggggggggtgggtggagaggttagggtcagttcacacattgcgtaaatacggcgtatacctgtattataatgcggaaaaatcggcagcataatacagtagcagcaaagtggatgagataaaacacgtctcatccacacgctgcataaacggagtagaaaaaaggctcagaaattgacgtcacaacatcgcgcctgcctgcgcggagccgctcacggcagagtgcataATTGGGCAAAGAGCAGTCAAACTTGACTATTTCCGTCGATCACATAGGGAATGAATAGAGCGGTCGGACTGCAGGTTGGAAATTCTTAGATccctcatttcataatatatcttcatgggtgtgagctgtgttctcagattcccttcccagggccatatagtaacgtgcttcctgcaaccaccactagggggagacaattgtgcacatgcatacagctcctgttgtgcctatacaaatcagtcctcagtttgctccccctagtggcggccttgtgctacagaaatttctgtatgtaacagatttttacctgcatagaaacgaaccctctaagatataaagctgagaaacggattacaatctagtattacacgacccgaggttatctggaattcatttttaaaataaaatatataatgagagtgataagatgatcaaggtgcaactttctcttacttggcggagattgaggaggagctgcaggtttcttctgcggctgcgccgacttcctgcgggacgagcttttctggggtggtttcatgatgatgtaaaacgctgctgagagacatacaatcagttaagcagataagagacggtgacaattcagcagaatcacaggtgacgtaggataaacggagcggttttatactgactgatgccaccaatgcaagtgacaagaaagtgatgacattgacggtgaagatatgagattgccggatgtcagtaattaacgcacgctgcatcaatgaatacaatagatcctcgtggcatcaattaccagaacagcgacatcaatgatctatttaataatgcggcaacagaagagctacccgcagcagatcccgcaagcaatgggcagatgtttgcagacgtaatggagccgtcttttcaggcgtgattcgaggcgtaaaacgcctgaaaataggtcgtgtgcacagaaccttacagagaatccgtaatccagacaaaggtgggaaatttaaaactggagcaaaggaaaagtggagcagtcgtcatggaaatgaaaggccgcagctggaggacgatgagctgcaacaatgcagtacaaatatacagaaataaaacatctaataatccatatgatctctagacacgcagcagcgaaaatgtaccgtcagccccccactcacagtaatgaccgtcagccccccactcccagtaatgacgtcagccccccactcccagtaatgaccgtcagccccccactcccagtaatgaccgtcagccccccactcccagtaatgacgtcagccccccactcccagtaatgaccgtcagccccccactcccagtaatgaccgtcagccccccactcccagtaatgaccgtcagccccccactcccagtaatgaccgtcagccccccactcccagtaatgaccgtcagccccccactcacagtaatgaccgtcagcccccccactccaagtaatgaccgtcagcccccccactcccagtaatgaccgtcagcccccccactcccagtaatgaccgtcagcccccccactcccagtaatgaccgtcagccccccactcccagtaatgaccgtcagcccccccactcccagtaatgaccgtcagccccccactcccagtaatgaccgtcagccccccactcccagtaatgaccgtcagccccccactcacagtaatgaccgtcagccccccactcacattataatgacccctcagtaaagccaccatcagcctccgtccccccagtaaaatgaccatcagccccctccagtaaagccaccatcagcctcagtccccccgccccccgataaaataaccatctgcccctctagtaaagggaccatcacagacagaaagtgtgattacccctggggaaggaataaataaggatgtataagaacaacaactcccagcatgtccaggatgttatgtgatatcagagaaagtttacaggaggaggtataagaggagaggactacaactcccagcatgtccagacttagtatgggatatcagaggacattacagggaggaggtataagagaagaggactacaactcccagcatgtccagacttagtatgggatatcagaggacattacagggaggaggtataagaggagaggactacaactcccagcatgtccaggacgttattatgggatatcagaggacattacagggagaaggtagaagaggactacaactcccagcatgtccaggacgttattatgggatatcagaggacattacagggaggaggtagaagaggagaggactacaactcccagcatgtccaggacgttattatgggatatcagaggacattacagggaggaggtagaagaggagaggactacaactcccagcatgtccaggctgttattatgggatatcagaggacattacagggaggaggtataagaggagagaactacaactacccacattcccctggctccatttctcacacaactgctaagaaagtaaagaaaacccacttaccctgcccagtgttaatggctcctctccctccgtcaggcttctagtgggaagctgtgggcggtgcttgtaacagacgtccgcgcgtcacgtctgctacaacgtcgggggcggagcttgtagcaaaaaaaataaaaaaaatgtaaaaaaaaattgtgtttttttttttttgccgtggttgagccgcggcacccctgaacagctctcggcaccccggttgggaaccactggtatagattatataatagccccaaaatataaaagccaagaaaaaccaaAAGGCTCCCGCACTGCGTTCTTCCATGTTATGTATCGCCCCCTTGTGGCTAATAGAAGAAGTACACCAAATGTTCAAACCATCGCTAAAGCCAACAAAACTATATCCTGATGTTTGATCTCCCACAatctataataattataatacacgATCACCGCGCGGCCTCAATGACGTCATCAAGACCTCGGCTGTAAAGAAAAGCCTGTTTATACCCCTGGGTTCCAGGATGGGTCTATTTTAGGCTCGATGGGTTTCTATCAAGTTCTATAGAAAATGCTTAGAAACgttgtgatataaaaaaaaaaacttttattgacattAAGACCCCTTTACCAATGCCGATAATCATACGAGCGCTTGTTTTTGATCACGGGCAGCGACGATCAGACGATAAACTGCACTCATTGgtcagctgatcacatcttttatgcgtcCCAAAAAATTCTCGTTGTCCACAGCGtacaaacaggggatgtgctgccgacaatacgtaAACTGTACGAGCACGGACCATCGTATTAACCATCGCTTATCCCTGTACAGCGTGCgtcggctcgtgtaaatgagcgccgactcACTGGATATATCGTTGATCGTGCAAGTTCCATCTAGTGAAAAACTGTAAacagagaggagggggatgcagctgcagtttcttatgccccacgcacgcgaccgtatttttcatcagtaattacagcagggactctcccatagaagtctatgggcgcttccgtaaatatgggcgGCTATGGATACGCATCCGTACTCTGACCGTATTTatgctacgcacagcttacatatatcctgatgtactccgcccagcttacatataccctgatgtactccgcacagcttacatatatcctgatgtactccgcacagcttacatataccctgatgtactccgcccagcttacatataccctgatgtactccgcacggcttacatataccctgatgtactcctcacagcttacatatacactgatgtactcctcacagcttgcatatacactgatgtactccacagtttacatatatcctgatgtactccgcgcatattacatataccctgatgtactccacagtttacatatatcctgatgtacccgcacatattacatataccctgatgtactccacagtttacatatatcctgatgtactccgcgcatattacatataccctgatgtactccgcccagtttacatatatcctgatgcactccacccagctaacatataccctgatgtactccgcacagcttacatataccctgatgtactcccgagtttacatatatcctgatgtactctgcgcatattacatataccctgatttactccgcccagcttacatataccctgatgtactccgcacagcttacatataccctgatgtactccgcccagtttacatatatcctgatgtaccctgcgcatattacatataccctgatgtactccgcccagcttacatataccctgatgtactccgcacagcttacatatacaatgatgtactccgcacagcttacatataccctgatgtactccgcacagcttacatataccctgatgtactccgcccagcttacatataccctgatgtactccgcccagcttacatataccctgatgtactccgcacagcttacatataccctgatgtactccgcccagttcacatataccctgatgtactccgcacagcttacatataccgatgtactccgcacagcttacatatataatgatgtactacgcacagcttacatataccctgatgtactcctcacatattacatatgccctgatgtactccgcacagcttacatataccctgatgtactccgcccagcttacatgtaccctgatgtactccgcacagcttacatataccctgatgtactccgcccagttcacatatgcccccacattataagctgaaataccactaatacaccaagcaaaatctgcgcttcaaaagccaaatggtggtccaactgagcctggcagtgtacccaaacggcaatttatgaccacatatggtgtattctggagaacccgcttaacaatttatgggatgtgtgtctacggtggtacaagctgggcacaacacattgggcactgaaatggcatatttgtggaaaaaagccattttcaatctgcaacatctattgtttactcatttttgcaaaacacttgtgcggtcaaaatgctcactacacccctagatcaattctttgagggatctagtttccaaaatggggtaatttttcgggggtaccactgtactggtactatagctcaatgcaacatggtgtcaaaaaacgaatcttataaaatctccactccaaatactaaatggcgctccttccctttagagccttgctgtgtgtccaaatagcagtttatgaccacgtgtggggtatttccctactctgaagaagttgctttacaaatgttacggtgctttttctcctttatttgttgagaaaatgaaaattttttaactaatgctgtgtcttattggaaaataatgtcatttttcattttcactgcccatttataataaaatatatgagacacctgtggggtgctgaaaaaatacaaaagttagagctctttgaatgcgactatagaaaaacgaataaaatagctcggtcattagggcctaaaatgggatggtgactaaggggttaacgtcagttagcacaatataaatacatttacagtagctccccctagtggcgactgcTGGTAGCTTTCCACTGAAGTGTAGTAACCAGGACatgagtctaaggcctcatttatacGAGcggaatatacgcgcgtgcgacacgcatgcttttcatgcgtgtcgtacgcacctatattagtctatggggcagtgcagacaatgcgtgaattttgcgcagcgcgagtgcgttgcgtaaaactcacgacatgttctataatcgtgcgtttttcgcgcatcacgcacccattgaagtcaatgggtgcgtgaaaaccacgcatgccgcacggaagcacttccgtgcgaactgcgtgattcgcgcaagagctgtcaaaaggatgaatgtaaacagaaaagcacctgtttacaaacatccaaacggagtgtcaaattagagatgagcgcaccgaacttcaccgggttcggccgaactagttttgaccgaacccggcaaaaaaatttccggtacgcgacgtcaggagacagtcactgtccatggtgctgaaagagttaaactggttcagcaccctggacagtgacttccgatcacaatatacatgaacgtgtaaaaaaaaaaagaagttctgacttaccgataactcccggcttcttcctccagtctgacctcccgggatgacaattcagtccaagtgacagctgcagccaatcacaggccaagcacaggctgcagccaatcacaggctgcagcggtcacatggactgccgcgtcatccagggaggtggggccggatgacaagagagggacgcgtcaccaaggcaacggccgggagaccggactggaggaagtaggaagttcttggtaagtatgaacgtcttttttttattcacagtttgctgtatattgtga
Above is a window of Rhinoderma darwinii isolate aRhiDar2 unplaced genomic scaffold, aRhiDar2.hap1 Scaffold_538, whole genome shotgun sequence DNA encoding:
- the LOC142722915 gene encoding histone H3-like centromeric protein A, encoding MKIYYEMRDLRISNLQSDRSIHSLCRGETSHRPSTQRRRRYRPGARALMEIRKYQKSTNLLIQKTPFFRLVREICLKYSRGVFYYWQSTALMALQESAEDFLVSLFEDSYLFSHQANRGTLFVKDMQLARRIRGIPYEL